The proteins below come from a single Ptychodera flava strain L36383 chromosome 6, AS_Pfla_20210202, whole genome shotgun sequence genomic window:
- the LOC139135626 gene encoding probable imidazolonepropionase — protein sequence MGKLMVQNAKQVVLVCRNGEKVLKGESMKDVVVLEEDGQNGVSIIVGSNGLLEAIDHDAKIQQKYKETKFEKVIDATGKCVLPGFIDGHTHPVWDGDRVREFAMKLAGASYMEVHQAGGGINFTVEHTRKASEERLYELFKDRLERMLKCGTTLVECKSGYGLDLDTEIKMLKVIQKAKKELPIEISSTFCGAHSIPKGKTAEEATDDVINVQLPVVHKMMQNGELEVDHIDVFCEKGVFNLDQTKRILESGVNAGLAINFHGEELHPMKSAELGAELNARAISHLEEISDEGIKAMAKSGSIGVLLPTTAYVLRLNKPPARKLIDSGVAVALGTDFNPGVFCVSMPLTMHLACVNLHMSMNEALAAATINAAASLGKADTHGSLEVGKVGDLVIINAPRWEHLIYQMGGHDHLIQYVVKRGDVVYTKP from the exons ATGGGTAAATTGATGGTCCAGAATGCCAAACAAGTCGTCCTGGTCTGCAGAAACGGAGAGAAAGTTCTGAAAGGGGAATCTATGAAGGATGTTGTTGTTCTTGAAGAAGACGGCCAAAACGGGGTCAGCATCATTGTCGGAAG TAATGGACTTCTCGAAGCAATAGATCACGATGCCAAAATACAACAGAAGTACAAAGAGACGAAATTCGAAAAAGTAATCGATGCAACTGGGAAGTGTGTGCTACCAG GTTTTATAGATGGTCATACACATCCTGTTTGGGATGGAGATAGGGTACGAGAATTTGCCATGAAG CTAGCAGGTGCTTCATATATGGAAGTGCATCAAGCAGGAGGCGGAATCAACTTCACAGTAGAGCACACCAGAAAAGCATCTGAAGAAAGGCTTTATGAACTCTTCAAGGACAGACTGGAGAGAATGCTGAAATGTGGAACAACTCTTGTGGAATGTAAAAGTGGTTATGGTTTGGATTTGGACACTGAAATCAAAATGCTGAAGGTAATCCAGAAGGCCAAAAAGGAATTGCCGATTGAGATTTCCAGTACATTCTGTGGTGCCCACTCAATTCCAAA AGGCAAGACGGCAGAAGAAGCTACAGATGATGTCATCAATGTACAGCTTCCTGTGGTCCATAAGATGATGCAAAATGGTGAACTAGAAGTTGATCACATCGACGTCTTTTGTGAAAAAGGCGTGTTCAACTTGGATCAGACCAAGAGGATTTTAGAAAGTGGTGTCAACGCCGGTCTTGCCATCAACTTCCATGGAGAAGAACTTCATCCAATGAAATCTGCTGAG TTAGGAGCTGAGTTGAATGCCAGGGCTATAAGTCACCTTGAAGAAATCAGCGATGAAGGCATCAAAGCCATGGCCAAGTCTGGCAGCATTGGTGTACTGCTACCAACTACAGCCTATGTACTGAGGTTGAACAAACCGCCAGCTAGAAAACTGATAGACAGTGGAGTTGCCGTTGCACTTGGTACAGACTTCAACCCTGGTGTCTTTTGTGTTTCCATG ccATTGACTATGCACCTAGCCTGTGTTAATCTTCACATGTCAATGAATGAAGCATTAGCAGCTGCCACAATTAATGCTGCAGCATCCCTCGGTAAAGCTGACACCCATGGATCATTGGAGGTTGGAAAAGTTGGCGATCTTGTCATCATAAATGCACCACG ATGGGAACACCTTATTTATCAAATGGGAGGTCATGATCACCTGATTCAGTACGTAGTGAAGAGGGGAGATGTGGTCTACACCAAGCCTTAA
- the LOC139135628 gene encoding cilia- and flagella-associated protein 100-like isoform X2 yields MSDNSPRSSPVSPGSTMSGKRSRDAVSRQSGRVTFPQSTKSESQSDGDEMRTDQNPFTMPPENDIFLLRDKERQRKKAERTKQRSLKVHEKTTYASRVNAKRASMRKPMGDSDEDLDLEDEKDTDKAVAVKDDPQFTLAVTRDRHVEKENLTDYIAKKREMFLVQYSLGVKRDEMRKLEEIAQAEERKLELAEQYLEEDAAMFDEFLKENDKNSVEAIKIAEAETKAKLEKVAEIKKINAQIMLIKSEISKNEDLLKEYQLYKKFLDHLTPQEWRDERSASKAKKRAEKRKDKDDKLTASGKKKGPSPTPSLDGRASKSSRQSKSATKVGSGKRQTTVQTAPGAEVDSGLDSDSDSDESLDLFFTDPHQLLDIFQELEEQNLSLIQNSQETEEALEEMRQTFVTTKDKMERETDILKQQIDMLNGAINREEEKAADLEHKSKMFSFGEFKAEDQEAMLAQLDKKVEDVYRNCIGDNEANISTLQMLTNIENRLEELFEQIEMMPPERVEAAEKAKEKERRLRLREEKLEQQRIHQEERVRRALERAQADPKKKTGKKLVYRSEPPQTKRKVDKTAQKANKEEEELAYFFT; encoded by the exons ATGTCTGACAACAGTCCAAGGTCATCACCTGTGTCACCAGGATCCACCATGTCAGGAAAGCGGTCCC GTGATGCAGTTTCCAGACAGTCAGGCAGAGTTACCTTTCCCCAATCCACCAAGTCAGAATCTCAATCAG ATGGAGATGAGATGAGGACAGATCAGAATCCGTTCACAATGCCTCCGGAGAATGACATCTTTTTACTCCGAGATAAAGAGAGGCAGAGAAAGAAGGCA GAACGCACCAAGCAGAGAAGCCTGAAGGTCCATGAAAAGACAACCTATGCATCGCGTGTGAATGCTAAGAGGGCATCCATGAGGAAACCGATGGGGGACTCTGATGAAGATTTAGATTTGGAAGATGAGAAAGACACAGACAAGGCTGTGGCTGTCAAAGATGATCCACAATTTACATTGGCTGTAACAAGAG ATCGCCATGTTGAGAAGGAGAACCTGACAGACTACATCGCAAAGAAGAGGGAGATGTTCCTGGTGCAGTACTCACTGGGTGTCAAGAGAGATGAGATGAGAAAACTGGAAGAAATCGCCCAGGCTGAGGAGAGGAAACTAGAGCTGGCTGAGCAGTATCTTGAAGAAGACGCCGCCATGTTTGACGAGTTCTTGAAGGAGAATGACAAGAATTCTGTGGAAGCCATCAAAAT AGCTGAGGCTGAAACAAAGGCCAAGCTGGAGAAAGTTGCTGAGATCAAGAAAATCAACGCACAGATCATGCTGATTAAGAG TGAAATATCTAAGAATGAAGACTTGCTAAAAGAATACCAGCTGTACAAGAAATTTTTGGATCATCTGACACCACAAGAATGGAGAGACGAGAGGTCAGCATCAAAGGCCAAGAAGCGGGCTGAAAAGAGAAAAGACAAAGACGACAAGTTGACAGCATCTGGTAAGAAGAAAGGCCCTTCACCGACACCATCATTAGATGGTAGAGCTTCCAAGTCCAGCAGACAGAGTAAGAGCGCCACCAAAGTTGGATCAGGAAAAAG ACAAACAACTGTTCAGACTGCTCCTGGAGCGGAAGTTGACAGTGGATTGGATTCAGATTCTGACAGTGATGAA TCATTGGATTTGTTCTTCACTGATCCTCACCAACTCTTGGACATCTTCCAAGAACTTGAAGAGCAGAATCTATCCCTGATCCAGAACAGCCAGGAAACGGAAGAGGCCCTGGAAGAGATGAGGCAGACGTTTGTGACGACCAAAGACAAGATGGAAAGGGAAACAGATATCCTGAAGCAGCAGATTGACATGTTGAATGGCGCCATCAACAGGGAGGAAGAGAAAGCCGCAGACTTAGAACACAAGTCAAA AATGTTTTCGTTCGGTGAATTCAAAGCAGAGGATCAG GAAGCGATGCTAGCTCAACTTGACAAGAAGGTGGAGGATGTGTATCGCAATTGTATCGGTGACAACGAAGCAAACATCAG TACTCTGcagatgttgacaaatattgaaaacagaCTTGAAGAACTCTTTGAGCAGATTGAGATGATGCCTCCAGAGAGAGTCGAAGCAGCAGAGAAG GCTAAGGAGAAGGAAAGGAGACTGAGATTGCGAGAAGAAAAACTAGAACAACAAAGGATACACCAGGAAGAGAGAGTTAGAAGAGCATTGGAAAGAGCCCAAGCTGATCCCAAGAAAAAG ACCGGCAAGAAGCTGGTGTACAGATCAGAACCACCACAAACCAAGCGTAAAGTGGATAAAACTGCTCAAAAAGCCAACAAGGAAGAGGAAGAATTAGCCTACTTCTTCACATAA
- the LOC139135628 gene encoding cilia- and flagella-associated protein 100-like isoform X1, whose protein sequence is MSDNSPRSSPVSPGSTMSGKRSRDAVSRQSGRVTFPQSTKSESQSGTAFSDGDEMRTDQNPFTMPPENDIFLLRDKERQRKKAERTKQRSLKVHEKTTYASRVNAKRASMRKPMGDSDEDLDLEDEKDTDKAVAVKDDPQFTLAVTRDRHVEKENLTDYIAKKREMFLVQYSLGVKRDEMRKLEEIAQAEERKLELAEQYLEEDAAMFDEFLKENDKNSVEAIKIAEAETKAKLEKVAEIKKINAQIMLIKSEISKNEDLLKEYQLYKKFLDHLTPQEWRDERSASKAKKRAEKRKDKDDKLTASGKKKGPSPTPSLDGRASKSSRQSKSATKVGSGKRQTTVQTAPGAEVDSGLDSDSDSDESLDLFFTDPHQLLDIFQELEEQNLSLIQNSQETEEALEEMRQTFVTTKDKMERETDILKQQIDMLNGAINREEEKAADLEHKSKMFSFGEFKAEDQEAMLAQLDKKVEDVYRNCIGDNEANISTLQMLTNIENRLEELFEQIEMMPPERVEAAEKAKEKERRLRLREEKLEQQRIHQEERVRRALERAQADPKKKTGKKLVYRSEPPQTKRKVDKTAQKANKEEEELAYFFT, encoded by the exons ATGTCTGACAACAGTCCAAGGTCATCACCTGTGTCACCAGGATCCACCATGTCAGGAAAGCGGTCCC GTGATGCAGTTTCCAGACAGTCAGGCAGAGTTACCTTTCCCCAATCCACCAAGTCAGAATCTCAATCAGGTACAGCTTTTTCAG ATGGAGATGAGATGAGGACAGATCAGAATCCGTTCACAATGCCTCCGGAGAATGACATCTTTTTACTCCGAGATAAAGAGAGGCAGAGAAAGAAGGCA GAACGCACCAAGCAGAGAAGCCTGAAGGTCCATGAAAAGACAACCTATGCATCGCGTGTGAATGCTAAGAGGGCATCCATGAGGAAACCGATGGGGGACTCTGATGAAGATTTAGATTTGGAAGATGAGAAAGACACAGACAAGGCTGTGGCTGTCAAAGATGATCCACAATTTACATTGGCTGTAACAAGAG ATCGCCATGTTGAGAAGGAGAACCTGACAGACTACATCGCAAAGAAGAGGGAGATGTTCCTGGTGCAGTACTCACTGGGTGTCAAGAGAGATGAGATGAGAAAACTGGAAGAAATCGCCCAGGCTGAGGAGAGGAAACTAGAGCTGGCTGAGCAGTATCTTGAAGAAGACGCCGCCATGTTTGACGAGTTCTTGAAGGAGAATGACAAGAATTCTGTGGAAGCCATCAAAAT AGCTGAGGCTGAAACAAAGGCCAAGCTGGAGAAAGTTGCTGAGATCAAGAAAATCAACGCACAGATCATGCTGATTAAGAG TGAAATATCTAAGAATGAAGACTTGCTAAAAGAATACCAGCTGTACAAGAAATTTTTGGATCATCTGACACCACAAGAATGGAGAGACGAGAGGTCAGCATCAAAGGCCAAGAAGCGGGCTGAAAAGAGAAAAGACAAAGACGACAAGTTGACAGCATCTGGTAAGAAGAAAGGCCCTTCACCGACACCATCATTAGATGGTAGAGCTTCCAAGTCCAGCAGACAGAGTAAGAGCGCCACCAAAGTTGGATCAGGAAAAAG ACAAACAACTGTTCAGACTGCTCCTGGAGCGGAAGTTGACAGTGGATTGGATTCAGATTCTGACAGTGATGAA TCATTGGATTTGTTCTTCACTGATCCTCACCAACTCTTGGACATCTTCCAAGAACTTGAAGAGCAGAATCTATCCCTGATCCAGAACAGCCAGGAAACGGAAGAGGCCCTGGAAGAGATGAGGCAGACGTTTGTGACGACCAAAGACAAGATGGAAAGGGAAACAGATATCCTGAAGCAGCAGATTGACATGTTGAATGGCGCCATCAACAGGGAGGAAGAGAAAGCCGCAGACTTAGAACACAAGTCAAA AATGTTTTCGTTCGGTGAATTCAAAGCAGAGGATCAG GAAGCGATGCTAGCTCAACTTGACAAGAAGGTGGAGGATGTGTATCGCAATTGTATCGGTGACAACGAAGCAAACATCAG TACTCTGcagatgttgacaaatattgaaaacagaCTTGAAGAACTCTTTGAGCAGATTGAGATGATGCCTCCAGAGAGAGTCGAAGCAGCAGAGAAG GCTAAGGAGAAGGAAAGGAGACTGAGATTGCGAGAAGAAAAACTAGAACAACAAAGGATACACCAGGAAGAGAGAGTTAGAAGAGCATTGGAAAGAGCCCAAGCTGATCCCAAGAAAAAG ACCGGCAAGAAGCTGGTGTACAGATCAGAACCACCACAAACCAAGCGTAAAGTGGATAAAACTGCTCAAAAAGCCAACAAGGAAGAGGAAGAATTAGCCTACTTCTTCACATAA
- the LOC139135628 gene encoding cilia- and flagella-associated protein 100-like isoform X3 has product MSDNSPRSSPVSPGSTMSGKRSHGDEMRTDQNPFTMPPENDIFLLRDKERQRKKAERTKQRSLKVHEKTTYASRVNAKRASMRKPMGDSDEDLDLEDEKDTDKAVAVKDDPQFTLAVTRDRHVEKENLTDYIAKKREMFLVQYSLGVKRDEMRKLEEIAQAEERKLELAEQYLEEDAAMFDEFLKENDKNSVEAIKIAEAETKAKLEKVAEIKKINAQIMLIKSEISKNEDLLKEYQLYKKFLDHLTPQEWRDERSASKAKKRAEKRKDKDDKLTASGKKKGPSPTPSLDGRASKSSRQSKSATKVGSGKRQTTVQTAPGAEVDSGLDSDSDSDESLDLFFTDPHQLLDIFQELEEQNLSLIQNSQETEEALEEMRQTFVTTKDKMERETDILKQQIDMLNGAINREEEKAADLEHKSKMFSFGEFKAEDQEAMLAQLDKKVEDVYRNCIGDNEANISTLQMLTNIENRLEELFEQIEMMPPERVEAAEKAKEKERRLRLREEKLEQQRIHQEERVRRALERAQADPKKKTGKKLVYRSEPPQTKRKVDKTAQKANKEEEELAYFFT; this is encoded by the exons ATGTCTGACAACAGTCCAAGGTCATCACCTGTGTCACCAGGATCCACCATGTCAGGAAAGCGGTCCC ATGGAGATGAGATGAGGACAGATCAGAATCCGTTCACAATGCCTCCGGAGAATGACATCTTTTTACTCCGAGATAAAGAGAGGCAGAGAAAGAAGGCA GAACGCACCAAGCAGAGAAGCCTGAAGGTCCATGAAAAGACAACCTATGCATCGCGTGTGAATGCTAAGAGGGCATCCATGAGGAAACCGATGGGGGACTCTGATGAAGATTTAGATTTGGAAGATGAGAAAGACACAGACAAGGCTGTGGCTGTCAAAGATGATCCACAATTTACATTGGCTGTAACAAGAG ATCGCCATGTTGAGAAGGAGAACCTGACAGACTACATCGCAAAGAAGAGGGAGATGTTCCTGGTGCAGTACTCACTGGGTGTCAAGAGAGATGAGATGAGAAAACTGGAAGAAATCGCCCAGGCTGAGGAGAGGAAACTAGAGCTGGCTGAGCAGTATCTTGAAGAAGACGCCGCCATGTTTGACGAGTTCTTGAAGGAGAATGACAAGAATTCTGTGGAAGCCATCAAAAT AGCTGAGGCTGAAACAAAGGCCAAGCTGGAGAAAGTTGCTGAGATCAAGAAAATCAACGCACAGATCATGCTGATTAAGAG TGAAATATCTAAGAATGAAGACTTGCTAAAAGAATACCAGCTGTACAAGAAATTTTTGGATCATCTGACACCACAAGAATGGAGAGACGAGAGGTCAGCATCAAAGGCCAAGAAGCGGGCTGAAAAGAGAAAAGACAAAGACGACAAGTTGACAGCATCTGGTAAGAAGAAAGGCCCTTCACCGACACCATCATTAGATGGTAGAGCTTCCAAGTCCAGCAGACAGAGTAAGAGCGCCACCAAAGTTGGATCAGGAAAAAG ACAAACAACTGTTCAGACTGCTCCTGGAGCGGAAGTTGACAGTGGATTGGATTCAGATTCTGACAGTGATGAA TCATTGGATTTGTTCTTCACTGATCCTCACCAACTCTTGGACATCTTCCAAGAACTTGAAGAGCAGAATCTATCCCTGATCCAGAACAGCCAGGAAACGGAAGAGGCCCTGGAAGAGATGAGGCAGACGTTTGTGACGACCAAAGACAAGATGGAAAGGGAAACAGATATCCTGAAGCAGCAGATTGACATGTTGAATGGCGCCATCAACAGGGAGGAAGAGAAAGCCGCAGACTTAGAACACAAGTCAAA AATGTTTTCGTTCGGTGAATTCAAAGCAGAGGATCAG GAAGCGATGCTAGCTCAACTTGACAAGAAGGTGGAGGATGTGTATCGCAATTGTATCGGTGACAACGAAGCAAACATCAG TACTCTGcagatgttgacaaatattgaaaacagaCTTGAAGAACTCTTTGAGCAGATTGAGATGATGCCTCCAGAGAGAGTCGAAGCAGCAGAGAAG GCTAAGGAGAAGGAAAGGAGACTGAGATTGCGAGAAGAAAAACTAGAACAACAAAGGATACACCAGGAAGAGAGAGTTAGAAGAGCATTGGAAAGAGCCCAAGCTGATCCCAAGAAAAAG ACCGGCAAGAAGCTGGTGTACAGATCAGAACCACCACAAACCAAGCGTAAAGTGGATAAAACTGCTCAAAAAGCCAACAAGGAAGAGGAAGAATTAGCCTACTTCTTCACATAA